The following are encoded in a window of Candidatus Methanoperedens sp. genomic DNA:
- the xseB gene encoding exodeoxyribonuclease VII small subunit: protein MEMSFEEKLLELENIVEKLENGQLSLDESLLIFENGIKLVKECNTLLTNARQKVEKLIEENDELGIEPLELQGESTQEK from the coding sequence ATGGAAATGAGTTTTGAAGAGAAACTTCTGGAACTTGAGAACATAGTGGAAAAACTTGAAAATGGCCAGCTTTCCCTTGATGAAAGCCTGTTGATCTTTGAGAATGGAATAAAGCTTGTCAAGGAATGCAATACATTGCTGACAAACGCCCGGCAGAAAGTCGAGAAATTAATAGAAGAAAACGATGAACTGGGGATAGAGCCATTAGAGTTACAGGGGGAAAGCACGCAGGAGAAATAA
- the mmp10 gene encoding methyl coenzyme M reductase-arginine methyltransferase Mmp10 (Mmp10 (methanogenesis marker protein 10) is a cobalamin-requiring radical SAM methyltransferase that creates the methylarginine modification to methyl coenzyme M reductase.) — MELLADIGGRPGHDCRGFCRYCYFKGVKDLPAFGCKHCPPFQKGCNYCTKSVREIYSGFKPLAVVAQEVNQAVFFNKNVSKFNVSGGGDVSCYPELKSLVKFLSQFKKPIHLGYTSGKGLSKEDALFFIDHGVTEVTFTVFATDPELRRKYMNDKTAEDSLEALRTLAGGCDVYAATVLIPGVNDGAVLLKTCSDLGVMGVKGLILMRFANEPEQGLILGNAQVIEGVVPHTLSEFKSIVDDIDNKFPFRVTGTPLYDPETGSPFAIRNDKASLSRLPAVTKEATVITGEVAAPLLGEIFDKLGGLVNVIPVKKDIGCLITIEDIKALDIEQIKETVFFPGRAFVHDPEIKKVLTSDGIDRIVRRGPDMLTVDGEMSISMTRDEVLARELEAFTEFIQMINVLGTVPK, encoded by the coding sequence ATGGAATTACTCGCGGACATAGGAGGTCGCCCGGGGCATGATTGCCGCGGTTTCTGCAGGTACTGCTATTTCAAGGGGGTTAAAGACCTGCCTGCATTTGGATGCAAGCACTGTCCCCCATTCCAGAAAGGTTGCAACTACTGCACGAAAAGCGTAAGAGAAATTTATTCGGGCTTTAAACCTTTAGCCGTGGTTGCACAGGAAGTGAACCAGGCAGTTTTTTTTAATAAGAACGTATCAAAATTCAATGTGAGCGGTGGCGGAGATGTGAGCTGTTATCCGGAGCTTAAATCCCTAGTGAAATTCCTCTCACAGTTTAAAAAACCAATACATCTTGGTTATACAAGCGGGAAAGGGCTTAGTAAGGAAGATGCACTTTTCTTCATAGATCATGGTGTTACCGAGGTAACTTTTACAGTTTTCGCAACCGACCCGGAACTTCGCCGAAAATACATGAATGATAAAACAGCCGAAGATTCGCTTGAAGCCCTTCGCACCCTGGCAGGAGGATGCGATGTTTATGCTGCTACGGTACTTATTCCGGGAGTGAACGATGGCGCTGTACTTTTAAAAACCTGTTCTGACCTTGGGGTAATGGGGGTCAAAGGTCTCATATTGATGCGCTTTGCCAATGAACCGGAGCAGGGCTTGATCCTCGGGAACGCCCAGGTAATCGAAGGTGTAGTCCCCCATACTCTTTCTGAGTTCAAATCAATCGTGGATGACATTGACAATAAATTCCCGTTCCGTGTCACAGGAACGCCATTGTATGACCCAGAAACCGGCTCACCGTTCGCTATAAGAAATGACAAGGCTTCACTTTCAAGGCTCCCGGCTGTGACGAAAGAAGCAACTGTGATAACGGGTGAAGTCGCAGCGCCATTACTTGGGGAAATTTTTGATAAGCTTGGCGGGCTGGTAAACGTAATCCCCGTGAAAAAAGATATTGGCTGCCTGATCACTATCGAAGATATAAAAGCACTGGATATCGAACAAATAAAGGAAACTGTTTTCTTCCCGGGCAGGGCTTTCGTCCATGATCCCGAGATCAAGAAAGTACTTACAAGCGATGGAATCGATAGGATTGTTCGCAGGGGTCCGGATATGCTCACCGTGGATGGAGAAATGAGCATTTCAATGACGAGGGACGAAGTCCTTGCCAGAGAGTTAGAGGCGTTCACTGAATTTATCCAGATGATAAATGTGCTTGGAACCGTCCCGAAGTGA
- a CDS encoding pyridoxal phosphate-dependent aminotransferase: MFSKKSQNLPPFHVMEVLERAQELEYAGKNIIHLEIGEPDFPTAPHICEAAIDALKAGETKYTHSLGLPQLREAVTDHYNQKFDLDLNPGQVIITSGTSPALLLLFMGLLEQGDEVVMSNPYYACYPNFVEYLGGKPVFAYTHEDKGFDMEPGAVASEISRKTKAILINSPCNPTGCVMNSEVLRGISEIAGDIPIISDEIYQGLIYEGKDHSILEHTTNAFVLNGFSKLYAMTGWRLGYMIAPPEYMRPLQKLQQNFFICANSFVQHAGVAALLGPQEHVKEMVATYDNRRKYILKKLIDIGFGLKSEPKGAYYVLANASDFNPDSLEFSRCILEDAGVAVTPGIDFGDGAEGYIRFSYANSLENIREGLNRIENYLK; the protein is encoded by the coding sequence ATGTTCTCTAAGAAATCCCAAAACCTTCCACCTTTCCATGTGATGGAAGTCCTCGAACGAGCTCAGGAACTTGAATACGCAGGTAAGAACATAATACATCTTGAGATCGGCGAACCCGATTTCCCTACAGCACCACATATCTGCGAAGCTGCGATAGATGCACTGAAAGCCGGTGAAACAAAATATACACACAGCTTGGGCCTGCCGCAGTTGCGGGAAGCAGTAACGGATCATTACAACCAGAAGTTCGACCTCGATCTAAACCCCGGGCAGGTGATCATCACGTCAGGAACAAGCCCGGCACTGCTCCTGCTCTTCATGGGCCTTCTGGAGCAAGGCGATGAAGTTGTGATGTCCAACCCCTATTACGCCTGCTACCCCAACTTCGTGGAATATCTGGGGGGAAAACCAGTCTTCGCATATACGCATGAAGATAAAGGGTTTGACATGGAACCCGGGGCAGTAGCAAGCGAAATTTCCCGAAAAACGAAGGCTATTCTGATTAACTCACCATGCAATCCCACAGGTTGTGTGATGAATTCCGAAGTATTGCGAGGTATCTCTGAAATAGCAGGCGACATACCCATAATCTCGGATGAGATATACCAGGGCTTGATCTATGAAGGCAAAGACCACTCCATCCTTGAACATACCACCAACGCTTTTGTCCTGAACGGCTTCTCCAAGCTGTATGCCATGACAGGATGGCGCCTTGGATATATGATCGCCCCGCCTGAGTACATGAGGCCGCTCCAGAAGTTACAGCAGAACTTCTTCATCTGCGCCAACAGCTTCGTGCAGCATGCCGGTGTGGCTGCGCTTCTGGGTCCGCAGGAGCATGTTAAGGAGATGGTCGCCACGTACGATAACCGCAGGAAGTATATCTTAAAAAAGCTCATAGATATTGGCTTTGGCCTGAAAAGCGAGCCCAAAGGTGCCTATTATGTCCTTGCCAATGCAAGCGATTTTAATCCTGATTCCCTTGAGTTCAGCAGATGCATCCTTGAAGATGCGGGAGTGGCAGTGACCCCCGGGATCGACTTTGGGGATGGAGCCGAAGGATACATTCGGTTCTCGTACGCCAACAGCCTCGAAAATATCAGAGAAGGGCTGAACAGGATCGAGAATTATCTCAAATGA
- the xseA gene encoding exodeoxyribonuclease VII large subunit, giving the protein MSFQEKGIYTVHEFTLAIKSILTDGKFNDVWLRGEVSNFKNHSSGHRYFTLKDKNSSLQCVMFKWHGQNLRFEPQHGMKVIVLGDLDVYEQKGQYQLKARAMRPDGIGELYKAYEMLKNKLAMEGLFSPEHKKTLPKFPKKIGVATSPTGAVLHDILTVVNRRYPLNILFVPTIVQGEYAAHSIVRSISMLNRTDVDVIVLGRGGGSIEDLWAFNEEIVARAIFNSRIPIISAVGHETDYTIADFVADARAPTPSAAAEIVVPDRLELFNTIFRLNERLIKCQRNNIGDKISHVLELTKSVDPHAFLECIADHEQCIDKLTRQQIIDIKRILEIKKSLFNAYAGKLDAVSPLNTLSRGYSITLRLPDKSLVRSIDDVQKMDELQIIVNDGKIKCNVDDKEVCKWK; this is encoded by the coding sequence ATGTCTTTTCAAGAGAAGGGCATCTATACAGTCCATGAATTCACACTGGCAATAAAAAGCATCCTTACAGACGGTAAATTCAATGATGTCTGGCTGCGAGGAGAGGTATCGAATTTTAAGAATCACAGTTCAGGCCATCGCTATTTTACCCTGAAGGACAAAAATAGCTCATTGCAGTGCGTCATGTTCAAATGGCATGGTCAAAACCTGAGGTTCGAACCTCAGCATGGAATGAAGGTGATCGTCCTGGGGGATCTGGACGTATATGAACAGAAAGGTCAGTACCAGTTGAAAGCAAGAGCGATGCGGCCCGATGGTATCGGAGAGCTTTATAAAGCCTATGAAATGTTAAAGAACAAACTGGCGATGGAAGGGCTGTTCTCTCCTGAGCATAAAAAAACTCTGCCTAAATTCCCGAAAAAGATAGGTGTGGCGACATCCCCCACAGGTGCGGTCCTTCATGACATCCTGACCGTTGTAAATCGCCGGTACCCCTTGAACATATTATTTGTGCCTACGATCGTGCAGGGAGAATATGCTGCGCACAGCATCGTTAGATCGATTTCCATGCTGAACAGGACTGATGTGGACGTTATTGTATTGGGAAGGGGGGGTGGTTCGATAGAAGATCTCTGGGCCTTCAATGAGGAAATAGTGGCGAGGGCAATATTCAATTCAAGAATACCCATAATATCGGCCGTGGGGCATGAGACCGATTACACAATTGCCGATTTTGTGGCGGATGCGCGTGCCCCGACGCCATCTGCTGCTGCAGAGATCGTGGTTCCTGACCGGTTGGAGCTGTTCAACACGATTTTCAGACTGAATGAAAGGTTGATCAAATGCCAGAGAAACAATATTGGTGATAAGATATCCCATGTTCTGGAATTAACAAAAAGCGTCGATCCGCATGCATTCCTTGAATGCATTGCAGATCATGAGCAGTGTATCGATAAATTAACCCGGCAACAGATCATAGATATCAAGAGGATACTGGAAATTAAAAAATCCTTATTCAATGCCTATGCCGGTAAACTTGATGCGGTTAGTCCGCTCAATACACTCTCAAGGGGGTACAGCATAACATTGAGGCTCCCGGATAAGTCTCTGGTCAGGAGTATCGATGATGTGCAAAAAATGGACGAACTCCAGATTATCGTAAATGATGGAAAAATTAAATGCAATGTAGATGACAAAGAGGTATGCAAATGGAAATGA